Part of the Parvularculales bacterium genome is shown below.
GCGGGGTTCCGGTGACAGCGAAGGTGCCATGCCCGACATGTATGACCAGTGCGAACTCGATGATGCCCGGCATGTTATTGATTGGGTTGCAGCACAGCTGTGGTGTAACGGGAAAGTGGGAATGTTCGGTACATCATGGGGCGGAACAGCAAGCCTGCAAGCCGCCGTCAATGCACCGGAACCATTAAAAGCTGTAATCGCTAATAGTGCCACCATCGACCGTTTCGAAGATGATATTCACTGGATGGGAGGATGTTTGCTCACCGACAGTCTGGAATGGGGTGCCACCCTGCCCGCCATACTGGCTGCCCCGCCGGATCTGGCCACAACCGGAGAAGATTGGCTCGCAATCTGGAAACAACGGCTGAATCAAACCAGATTCCCCTTTGAAAACTGGGCCAGGCATGACCGCCGCGGGACGTATTGGAGGCATGGGTCTGTATTCCATCAAGCTGATCACCTGTCCTGCCCTGTGCTCATCATCGGCGGATGGTCTGACCGCTATTCAAACAGTGTCATGAAGCTGACAGAAGCACGGCCCGATCTCTGCTGTGGTATTGTCGGCCCCTGGGGGCATCATTATCCGGATAAGGGTGAGCCCGGCCCCGCCATGAATTTCCAGCATACCGCATTGCAATGGTGGAATCAGTGGCTAAAGCCTGATGAGCATCAGCCAGCCCAAAGACCCCGGCTAACAATCTGGAGGCGTGAATTTGATCCACCCCAAGACAGGCTTCAGACAAGAAACGGACAATGGCTGGCCTGTGATGACCTCCATGCGGAGGACGGTGAGACATACCATCTCGCCGCGCAACCCGGTGCGGGCGTGCTGACAACGGTCAGGCCTGACGAAGATGGCCTCCTTGACGTTCCCTTCGATCTTCGCCATGGGGAATGCGCCGGTGACACGGGATATTTTGGCCGGATTGGCGGTCTGCCGCTTGATCAGTCACCGGATGATGCACGTGCCTTGTGTTTTGATACGCAAAATCTGACTACAAACATTGACCTCTTTGGCCATGCCAGGCTGGAGATGGAGATTGGGGCAGAACGGATGCCAGCGCAAATTGCTTGCAGGATTTGTGAGGTCTTGCCTGATGGCCGGTCAAATCTTGTCACACGGACGGTGCTGGCCCTGGAACTTGACGAGACACTTGACGGACTGCGCCAGACAGAACCGGGACAACCACAACACTACCGGATCACCTTCCCGGCAGTATCCTACCGATTTTCTGCCGGCAACCGGATCAGGCTGGCGCTGGGTGCATCTTACTGGCCGCTGGTCTGGCCCGTGAGTTCCATAACCCCGCTGAAGGTAAATACTGCCGGAGCCGTATTGAGCCTGCCCCTGCAGCCCCGTGCCGTAAAGGAGATACCATCCCCATTTCAGGCATCCGAAAATTATGCCGGCGACAGCGACCATGATAATACATCAGAAGGTGAACTTGAACGCATCCCGCCAGCTGCCGTTGACGGTATCATCACACAAGGCTGGCATCAGCCCGGGACAACAACAACCTTCTCCACGCTTGGACTCCATTTCACTGTTATGACATCAACTGAATATACAATCGGGGATAATGCACCGGAAACTGCAACATGCACCATCGACACCAGTTTCAGGATCAGGAGGGATGATGGAGAAGCCATCATCACCAGCCGGATTA
Proteins encoded:
- a CDS encoding CocE/NonD family hydrolase → MSRQYVTPDPPNTVSTSDIDTNEHIWIPMPDGTRLSARIWKPLGENPAPAILEYIPYRKRDMVRLRDERNHPFFARNGYACLRVDMRGSGDSEGAMPDMYDQCELDDARHVIDWVAAQLWCNGKVGMFGTSWGGTASLQAAVNAPEPLKAVIANSATIDRFEDDIHWMGGCLLTDSLEWGATLPAILAAPPDLATTGEDWLAIWKQRLNQTRFPFENWARHDRRGTYWRHGSVFHQADHLSCPVLIIGGWSDRYSNSVMKLTEARPDLCCGIVGPWGHHYPDKGEPGPAMNFQHTALQWWNQWLKPDEHQPAQRPRLTIWRREFDPPQDRLQTRNGQWLACDDLHAEDGETYHLAAQPGAGVLTTVRPDEDGLLDVPFDLRHGECAGDTGYFGRIGGLPLDQSPDDARALCFDTQNLTTNIDLFGHARLEMEIGAERMPAQIACRICEVLPDGRSNLVTRTVLALELDETLDGLRQTEPGQPQHYRITFPAVSYRFSAGNRIRLALGASYWPLVWPVSSITPLKVNTAGAVLSLPLQPRAVKEIPSPFQASENYAGDSDHDNTSEGELERIPPAAVDGIITQGWHQPGTTTTFSTLGLHFTVMTSTEYTIGDNAPETATCTIDTSFRIRRDDGEAIITSRIMMQAESGGAAIKSSLEVSWKNQDMLSKTHSFFITDRN